One segment of Deinococcus multiflagellatus DNA contains the following:
- a CDS encoding metal ABC transporter ATP-binding protein, with product MSPHALDIHDLSVAYGGGRLALRHATLTVQEGSICGLIGMNGTGKSTLFKAAMGFLPPITGQIQVFGQPMRAAQRQGLIAYVPQSEDVDWDFPVSVGDVVMMGRQGRMGFLRRPSVRDRDMVHDALTRVGMAAFAGRQIGELSGGQKKRAFLARALAQEARLLLLDEPFGGVDVGTSEAIIALLRDLRRAGCSVLVSTHDLDSLQEFCDHVAFVGERTVLAFGPTATTFTPQNLARAFGGRQHQPAAPARLEVGA from the coding sequence GTGAGCCCTCACGCCCTGGACATTCACGACCTCAGCGTGGCCTACGGCGGCGGGCGGCTGGCCCTGCGCCACGCCACGCTGACCGTGCAGGAGGGCAGCATCTGCGGCCTGATTGGCATGAACGGCACGGGCAAGAGCACGCTGTTCAAGGCGGCGATGGGGTTCCTGCCGCCCATCACCGGGCAGATTCAGGTCTTTGGGCAACCCATGCGCGCCGCCCAGCGCCAGGGCCTGATTGCCTACGTGCCCCAGAGCGAGGACGTGGACTGGGACTTTCCGGTGAGCGTGGGCGACGTGGTGATGATGGGCCGCCAGGGCCGCATGGGCTTCCTGCGCCGCCCCAGCGTGCGCGACCGGGACATGGTGCATGACGCCCTGACGCGCGTGGGCATGGCCGCCTTTGCCGGGCGCCAGATTGGCGAACTCAGTGGGGGCCAGAAAAAGCGCGCCTTCCTGGCCCGCGCGCTGGCCCAGGAGGCCCGGCTGCTGCTGCTGGACGAACCCTTTGGCGGCGTGGACGTGGGCACCAGCGAGGCCATCATTGCCCTGCTGCGCGACCTGCGCCGGGCCGGGTGCAGCGTGCTGGTCAGCACCCACGACCTCGACAGCCTGCAGGAATTCTGCGACCACGTCGCCTTTGTGGGCGAGCGCACCGTGCTGGCCTTTGGGCCCACCGCCACCACCTTTACACCGCAGAACCTCGCCCGCGCCTTTGGCGGACGCCAGCACCAGCCGGCCGCGCCCGCGCGCCTAGAGGTGGGCGCATGA
- a CDS encoding FAD-binding dehydrogenase, which produces MPTLETDVLVVGAGLAGLVAAAELADAGRRVLLLDQEGEQNLGGQAFWSLGGLFFVDSPEQRRLGIHDSPELALRDWMATAAFDRPEDHWPRQWAQAYVDFAAGEKRAWLHGLGMRWFPAVGWAERGGAGAGLPGNSVPRFHLTWGTGPGVLAPFERRVREHVQAGRIRLRFRHRVRGLNITGGVVQGVHGDVLEPSDAARGESSSRVVVGDFSLNAQAVLVTSGGIGGNHALVRHYWPAERLGPAPAFMVSGVPRHVDGAMQEAVRSAGARLINPDRMWHYTEGLRNWNPVWPNHGIRILPGPSSLWLDPTGRRLPFPHFPGASSLDTLGHITRHGYPYTWFVLNRAIIKKEFALSGSEQNPDLTGRSLPLTLRRVGKAVQPPVQAFMDRGADFVVRDTLPELVAGMNALTGTDLVDLVVLEQEVRDRDLQLRNAAGKDPQLAVVRGARQLLSERLIRVAKPAPLLDPAGGPLIAVRLNILTRKSLGGLETDLQGRVLTQGGQPMPGLYAAGEVAGFGGGGVHGYRALEGTFLGGCLFSGRVAGRAIAAAVR; this is translated from the coding sequence ATGCCCACACTGGAGACAGACGTACTTGTGGTTGGCGCGGGTCTGGCCGGACTGGTGGCCGCCGCCGAACTGGCCGACGCCGGGCGGCGCGTGCTGCTGCTGGACCAGGAAGGCGAGCAGAACCTGGGAGGCCAGGCCTTCTGGTCGCTGGGGGGCCTGTTTTTCGTGGACAGCCCGGAGCAGCGCCGCCTGGGCATCCACGACTCGCCCGAACTGGCTCTGCGCGACTGGATGGCCACGGCCGCCTTTGACCGCCCCGAGGACCACTGGCCCCGGCAGTGGGCCCAGGCGTACGTGGACTTTGCAGCGGGCGAAAAGCGCGCGTGGCTGCACGGGCTGGGCATGCGCTGGTTTCCGGCTGTGGGCTGGGCCGAACGCGGCGGCGCGGGGGCGGGCCTGCCGGGCAACAGCGTGCCCCGGTTTCACCTCACCTGGGGCACAGGGCCCGGCGTGCTGGCGCCGTTCGAGCGCCGGGTGCGCGAGCATGTGCAGGCGGGCCGCATCCGGCTGCGCTTTCGCCACCGGGTGCGCGGGCTGAACATCACCGGCGGGGTGGTGCAGGGCGTGCACGGGGACGTGCTGGAACCCTCGGACGCCGCGCGGGGCGAGAGCAGTTCGCGGGTGGTGGTGGGTGACTTCAGCCTGAACGCCCAGGCGGTGCTGGTCACCTCTGGGGGTATTGGCGGCAACCACGCGCTGGTGCGCCACTACTGGCCCGCCGAGCGGCTGGGGCCCGCCCCCGCCTTCATGGTCTCTGGCGTGCCCCGGCATGTGGACGGTGCCATGCAGGAGGCGGTGCGCTCGGCCGGGGCGCGGCTGATCAACCCCGACCGCATGTGGCACTACACCGAGGGCCTGCGCAACTGGAACCCGGTTTGGCCGAACCACGGCATTCGCATCCTGCCCGGCCCCAGCAGCCTGTGGCTGGACCCCACGGGGCGGCGCCTGCCCTTCCCGCATTTTCCGGGGGCCAGCAGCCTGGATACCCTGGGGCACATCACCCGGCACGGCTACCCCTACACATGGTTTGTGCTCAACCGGGCCATCATCAAAAAAGAATTCGCCCTGTCCGGCAGCGAACAGAACCCGGACCTGACGGGCCGCAGCCTGCCGCTGACCCTGCGCCGTGTGGGCAAGGCGGTGCAGCCGCCCGTGCAGGCGTTCATGGACCGGGGCGCCGATTTCGTGGTGCGTGACACTCTGCCCGAACTGGTGGCAGGCATGAACGCGCTGACCGGCACCGACCTCGTGGACCTTGTGGTGCTGGAACAGGAGGTCCGGGACCGCGACCTGCAGCTGCGCAACGCGGCGGGCAAGGACCCGCAGCTGGCGGTGGTGCGCGGCGCGCGGCAGCTGCTCAGCGAGCGCCTGATCCGGGTGGCCAAGCCCGCGCCGCTGCTAGACCCGGCGGGCGGCCCGCTGATCGCCGTGCGCCTGAATATCCTCACGCGCAAGTCCCTGGGCGGGCTGGAAACCGACCTGCAGGGCCGGGTGCTGACCCAGGGCGGCCAGCCCATGCCGGGCCTGTACGCGGCGGGCGAGGTGGCGGGCTTTGGGGGCGGCGGGGTGCACGGCTACCGCGCGCTGGAGGGCACCTTCCTGGGCGGCTGCCTGTTCAGCGGGCGGGTGGCTGGGCGGGCCATCGCAGCGGCGGTGCGGTAA
- a CDS encoding HAMP domain-containing protein, whose amino-acid sequence MKYTVVIREAVAQDKKQVLEQLLQDKFGLNAEQAQRLGSRRSGRLMKPTGRARAELLMSMFQQVGASVALEEVREETDILSEPFQGVAPSRPVAAPTAPDDAPLAPLQTQTTASQDMADLRASAIWPAVPFGESGPDQNPFGGAADPFAAPATPGGGLDAGLASALGGLDSAPAGWGAGAGTAVMDPVVAPVVSAPAAPEPSADVWSDFTGALTLHDATPAAAPAQAAEVPQAMDTMVVTPLVDEAPKATKRRTSLGQRMAVGALVPLGISSALTLGVLALTLPPLQQGLVQRNAQAVAVAVSSNIDPNRGFQQIQPQLDALVNNSSVGFVQVELRDGSRYFASQNSEINDLLNAEVSNWLIENPNKNNYLATISPAKVYQARANEMKEMGGTANDVQKLQALADDPKNQKATNVNFIVQQVTVSQENGKRTLASGRSVEGNDNLLYTVAVGVSNAQQAASLRNTLLLVLFVSLLALGLAAYLALRAARRVVEPIEQLVKIADSISMGDLSRPVQAERNDEIGDLAQALERMRLSLDSAMERLRRRRRG is encoded by the coding sequence ATGAAGTACACCGTTGTCATCCGAGAAGCCGTCGCGCAGGACAAGAAGCAGGTGCTAGAGCAGCTGCTGCAGGATAAGTTCGGCCTGAACGCCGAGCAGGCCCAGCGCCTGGGCAGCCGCCGTTCCGGGCGCCTGATGAAGCCCACGGGCCGCGCCCGCGCCGAACTGCTGATGTCAATGTTTCAGCAGGTGGGGGCCAGCGTGGCGCTGGAAGAGGTGCGCGAGGAAACCGACATCCTGAGCGAGCCCTTTCAGGGCGTGGCGCCCAGCCGCCCGGTCGCCGCGCCCACGGCCCCCGACGACGCGCCGCTGGCGCCGCTGCAGACCCAGACCACGGCGTCGCAGGACATGGCCGATCTGCGCGCCTCGGCCATCTGGCCGGCGGTGCCGTTCGGCGAGAGCGGCCCGGACCAGAACCCCTTTGGAGGCGCGGCCGATCCTTTCGCGGCCCCGGCGACGCCGGGCGGCGGCCTGGACGCCGGGCTGGCCAGCGCCCTGGGCGGGCTGGACAGCGCGCCGGCAGGCTGGGGCGCTGGCGCCGGCACAGCGGTGATGGACCCGGTGGTGGCCCCGGTGGTGAGCGCCCCGGCGGCCCCCGAGCCCAGCGCAGATGTGTGGTCGGACTTTACCGGCGCCCTGACGCTGCACGACGCCACGCCGGCCGCCGCGCCTGCCCAGGCCGCCGAAGTGCCCCAGGCCATGGACACCATGGTGGTGACCCCGCTGGTGGACGAGGCGCCCAAGGCGACCAAACGCCGCACCAGCCTGGGCCAGCGCATGGCTGTGGGCGCCCTGGTGCCGCTGGGCATCTCCAGCGCCCTGACCCTGGGTGTGCTGGCTCTGACCCTGCCGCCGCTGCAGCAGGGCCTGGTGCAGCGCAACGCGCAGGCCGTGGCCGTGGCGGTCAGCAGCAACATCGACCCCAACCGTGGCTTCCAGCAGATTCAGCCGCAGCTGGACGCACTGGTGAACAACTCCAGCGTGGGCTTCGTGCAGGTCGAGTTGCGCGACGGCTCGCGCTACTTTGCCAGCCAGAACAGCGAGATCAACGACCTGCTGAACGCCGAAGTCAGCAACTGGTTGATCGAGAACCCCAACAAGAACAACTACCTCGCCACCATCTCGCCCGCCAAGGTGTACCAGGCGCGCGCCAACGAGATGAAGGAGATGGGCGGCACCGCCAACGACGTGCAAAAGCTGCAGGCGCTGGCCGACGACCCCAAGAACCAGAAGGCCACGAACGTGAACTTCATCGTGCAGCAGGTCACCGTGTCGCAGGAGAACGGCAAGCGCACCCTGGCTTCCGGGCGCTCCGTGGAAGGCAACGACAACCTGCTGTACACCGTGGCCGTGGGGGTGTCCAACGCCCAGCAGGCGGCGTCGCTGCGCAACACGCTGCTGCTGGTGCTGTTCGTGTCGCTGCTGGCGCTGGGTCTGGCCGCATACCTGGCGCTGCGGGCCGCCCGGCGCGTGGTAGAGCCCATTGAGCAGCTGGTGAAGATCGCCGACTCGATCAGCATGGGCGACCTGTCGCGCCCGGTGCAGGCCGAGCGCAACGACGAGATCGGGGATCTGGCCCAGGCCCTGGAACGCATGCGCCTGAGCCTGGACTCCGCGATGGAGCGCCTGCGCCGCCGCCGCCGGGGCTAA
- a CDS encoding monothiol bacilliredoxin BrxC family protein, with translation MTQTAQADAQVLVPLTTPEEVDQFLQDYPLAAVFKAGTCHKTMQGFGVVETFLQRFELPVGYIRVVDWRPASNHVAQRTGIVHHSPQFILFRGGEAQFEVNNWDITPQALTPVFEGQVPPRAQSGSVATDDNVEPYRRLMRAYLDGQLSEWAFQDQYVTLFRDDASLRSQREFELLSRLFGDPDAYHGGLHQLGAPQARGDLRERVQALLAELG, from the coding sequence ATGACGCAGACCGCACAAGCCGACGCTCAGGTTCTGGTGCCCCTGACCACGCCCGAAGAGGTGGACCAGTTCCTGCAGGATTACCCGCTGGCCGCCGTCTTCAAGGCCGGCACCTGCCACAAGACCATGCAGGGCTTTGGGGTGGTGGAAACCTTCCTGCAGCGCTTCGAGCTGCCGGTGGGCTACATCCGCGTGGTGGACTGGCGCCCGGCCAGCAACCATGTGGCCCAGCGCACCGGGATCGTGCACCACAGCCCGCAGTTCATTCTGTTCCGGGGCGGCGAGGCGCAGTTTGAGGTGAACAACTGGGACATCACGCCGCAGGCCCTGACGCCCGTTTTTGAGGGCCAGGTGCCGCCCCGAGCCCAGAGCGGCAGCGTGGCCACCGACGACAACGTGGAGCCCTACCGCCGCCTGATGCGCGCTTACCTTGACGGGCAGCTCAGTGAGTGGGCTTTCCAGGACCAGTACGTGACCCTGTTCCGCGACGACGCCAGCCTGCGCAGCCAGCGCGAATTCGAGCTGCTCTCGCGCCTGTTCGGGGACCCGGACGCCTACCACGGCGGCCTGCACCAGCTGGGCGCCCCCCAGGCCCGGGGTGACCTGCGCGAGCGGGTTCAGGCGCTGCTGGCCGAACTGGGCTAG
- a CDS encoding sugar efflux transporter: MTHPAHPDSAGQMLRAVLRLPHAARLALSVFLLGFGLSLAIPFMALFAVEEAGLNPLQLGLFLSLNAVSAVLIATRLARWSDRWPSRKPLVLLTIAAGAMAYALLGVVRDFAGLLLVGAVFLGTGSAAFPQVFSLARAALQDVPGDLAERAMTALRSVFSLSWVVGPGLGALALAGLDFTGVFALASSCFVLSALPLWRVPGRAPRAAVGPDRPSAGPPRRAVAWSALAFVLYGMAMSMGMTFFPLFVTGTLNQSEGLVGLLVGLCALLEIPVMLALVAWRRPPPVARLVTAGMGLFAVHFALLLLAQGVGALVAAQVLRAVVLALLAGLGMTYFQGLMPGRFAAATTLFANTGSVGSMLSGITAGAWAQAFGYRSVFLLCAALTGAAWLLMLWRAPSGAASTDGGG; the protein is encoded by the coding sequence ATGACCCACCCTGCCCACCCCGACTCAGCGGGGCAGATGCTCCGGGCGGTGCTGCGGCTGCCACACGCGGCGCGGCTGGCCCTCAGCGTGTTTCTGCTGGGCTTTGGCCTGTCGCTGGCGATCCCCTTTATGGCCCTGTTCGCGGTGGAGGAAGCGGGCCTGAACCCGCTGCAACTGGGCCTGTTTCTGTCGCTCAACGCGGTCAGCGCGGTGCTGATCGCCACGCGGCTGGCCCGCTGGTCGGACCGCTGGCCCAGCCGCAAGCCGCTGGTGCTGCTCACCATTGCGGCGGGGGCTATGGCCTACGCGCTGCTGGGCGTGGTGCGCGACTTTGCCGGGCTGCTGCTGGTGGGGGCCGTGTTCCTGGGCACTGGCTCGGCGGCTTTTCCGCAGGTGTTCTCGCTGGCGCGCGCGGCCCTGCAGGACGTGCCCGGCGATCTGGCCGAACGGGCCATGACGGCGCTGCGCTCCGTGTTCAGCCTCTCGTGGGTGGTGGGGCCAGGGCTGGGGGCACTGGCGCTGGCCGGGCTGGACTTTACCGGGGTCTTCGCGCTGGCCAGCAGCTGCTTTGTGCTCTCGGCGCTGCCGCTGTGGCGGGTGCCGGGCCGCGCGCCCCGCGCGGCGGTGGGCCCGGACCGCCCCAGCGCCGGGCCGCCCCGGCGCGCGGTGGCCTGGAGCGCCCTGGCTTTCGTGCTGTATGGCATGGCCATGAGCATGGGGATGACATTTTTCCCCCTGTTCGTCACCGGCACGCTGAACCAGAGCGAGGGGCTGGTGGGGCTGCTGGTGGGCCTGTGCGCGCTGCTGGAAATTCCGGTGATGCTGGCGCTGGTGGCGTGGCGCCGCCCGCCCCCAGTGGCGCGGCTGGTCACAGCCGGGATGGGCCTGTTCGCCGTGCATTTTGCCCTGCTGCTGCTGGCGCAGGGGGTGGGCGCGCTGGTGGCGGCCCAGGTGCTGCGCGCGGTGGTGCTGGCCCTGCTGGCCGGGCTGGGCATGACCTACTTTCAGGGCCTGATGCCGGGGCGCTTTGCGGCGGCCACCACCCTGTTCGCCAATACCGGCAGTGTGGGCAGCATGCTCAGCGGGATCACGGCCGGGGCCTGGGCGCAGGCCTTCGGCTACCGCAGCGTGTTTCTGCTGTGCGCTGCGCTGACGGGCGCCGCGTGGCTGCTGATGCTGTGGCGCGCTCCGTCTGGGGCAGCGTCCACAGACGGGGGAGGATAG
- a CDS encoding PA2169 family four-helix-bundle protein, with protein sequence MTNETVLDKLQYLLGTLRDGEKGFKDAAEHATDPQLRQLFMERSVQRAQMAGDVESHISRLGDKPREHGSVGAALHRTWLNVRDALTGRDDYQVVAECERGEDVAVENYQDVLKEAELPADIRTFVEGQYAQVKASHDQIRDMKHSMQAS encoded by the coding sequence ATGACGAACGAAACTGTGCTGGACAAACTGCAGTACCTGCTGGGCACCCTGCGCGACGGCGAGAAGGGTTTCAAGGACGCCGCCGAGCACGCCACCGACCCCCAGCTGCGCCAGCTGTTCATGGAGCGCAGCGTGCAGCGCGCCCAGATGGCAGGCGACGTGGAAAGCCACATCAGCCGCCTGGGCGACAAGCCCCGCGAGCACGGCAGCGTGGGCGCCGCCCTGCACCGCACCTGGCTGAACGTGCGCGACGCCCTGACTGGCCGCGACGACTATCAGGTGGTCGCCGAGTGCGAGCGCGGTGAAGACGTGGCCGTGGAAAACTACCAGGACGTGCTGAAAGAAGCCGAACTGCCTGCCGACATCCGCACCTTCGTGGAGGGGCAGTACGCCCAGGTGAAGGCCAGCCACGACCAGATCCGCGACATGAAGCACAGCATGCAGGCCAGCTGA
- a CDS encoding metal ABC transporter substrate-binding protein, which translates to MICRHFLLLGSLSLAGAALAQPAPPKKTVLTTFTILADMARNVAGDRLNVVSLTRPGAEIHGYQFTPSDIVKAQKADLILNNGLNLELWFARFTRQLRGVPTVTVTEGIKPISIAADAYRGKPNPHAWMSPKNALIYVENMRKAFVKLDPAGAATFNRNAARYSAEIRKVDAMLAKQLATVPQNQRALVTCEGAFSYLARDYGLREFYLWPVNAEEGQGTPRQVRAVIDAVRQNRIPAVFCESTVPATGMQQVARDTGARFGGVLYVDSLTDARGPVPTYLDLLRKDAAAIVKGLTGQ; encoded by the coding sequence ATGATTTGCCGCCACTTTCTGCTGCTGGGCAGCCTGAGTCTGGCCGGCGCGGCCCTGGCCCAGCCGGCGCCCCCCAAAAAGACGGTGCTGACCACCTTCACCATCCTGGCCGACATGGCGCGCAACGTGGCCGGTGACCGCCTGAACGTGGTGTCGCTGACCCGCCCCGGCGCCGAGATTCACGGCTACCAGTTCACGCCCAGCGACATCGTGAAGGCCCAGAAAGCCGACCTGATCCTGAACAACGGCCTGAACCTGGAACTGTGGTTTGCCCGCTTTACCCGCCAGCTGCGCGGTGTGCCCACCGTGACCGTCACCGAGGGCATCAAGCCCATTTCCATTGCCGCTGACGCCTACCGGGGCAAGCCCAACCCCCACGCCTGGATGTCGCCCAAGAACGCCCTGATCTACGTGGAGAACATGCGCAAGGCGTTTGTGAAGCTCGACCCGGCGGGGGCCGCGACCTTCAACCGCAACGCCGCGCGCTACAGCGCCGAGATCCGCAAGGTGGACGCCATGCTGGCCAAGCAGCTGGCCACCGTGCCGCAGAACCAGCGGGCGCTGGTCACCTGTGAAGGGGCCTTCAGCTACCTGGCGCGCGACTACGGCCTGCGCGAGTTCTACCTGTGGCCGGTGAACGCCGAAGAAGGCCAGGGCACGCCCCGGCAGGTGCGCGCGGTGATTGACGCCGTGCGCCAGAACCGCATTCCGGCCGTGTTCTGCGAGAGCACCGTGCCGGCGACCGGTATGCAGCAGGTGGCCCGCGACACCGGCGCGCGTTTTGGCGGCGTGCTGTACGTGGATTCCCTGACCGACGCCCGCGGCCCCGTGCCCACCTACCTGGACCTGCTGCGCAAGGACGCCGCCGCCATCGTGAAAGGGCTGACCGGCCAGTGA
- a CDS encoding metal ABC transporter permease, producing the protein MIETLLEPLTYDFMVRALLVSSLVGAACAVLSCFVTLKGWSLLGDAVSHAVLPGVVIAYLLGWPFVVGAFLFGLLSVSAIGFIGSRSRVKEDTVIGVVFTALFSLGLVMISKISSEVHLSHILFGDVLGIGQSELLQTVVAGTLALTAVVLLRKDLVLYIFDPSHARSIGLNTTLLYYALLAILALTIVTALQTVGVILVVAMLITPGATAYLLTDRFGRMLWLAVACGVLSSVLGTYISYFLDGATGACIVLTQSVLFGLAFLFAPKHGQLARRRQQRRERLEELGQLQSSSR; encoded by the coding sequence ATGATCGAAACGCTGCTGGAACCCCTCACCTACGATTTTATGGTGCGTGCCCTGCTGGTGAGTTCGCTGGTGGGCGCCGCCTGCGCGGTGCTGTCGTGCTTCGTGACCCTCAAGGGCTGGTCGCTGCTGGGCGACGCGGTGTCGCACGCGGTGCTGCCCGGCGTGGTCATCGCCTACTTGCTGGGCTGGCCCTTTGTGGTGGGCGCCTTCCTGTTCGGCCTGCTCAGCGTCTCGGCCATCGGCTTTATCGGGTCGCGCTCGCGCGTCAAGGAAGACACGGTGATCGGCGTGGTCTTCACGGCGCTGTTCTCACTGGGCCTGGTCATGATTTCCAAGATTTCCAGCGAGGTCCACCTGTCGCACATCCTGTTCGGGGACGTGCTGGGCATTGGGCAATCGGAACTGCTACAGACGGTGGTGGCGGGCACCCTGGCCCTGACGGCGGTCGTGCTCCTGCGCAAGGACCTCGTGCTGTACATCTTTGACCCCTCGCACGCGCGCAGCATTGGTCTGAACACCACGCTGCTGTACTACGCGCTGCTGGCCATCCTGGCCCTGACCATCGTGACGGCGCTGCAGACCGTGGGCGTGATTCTGGTGGTCGCCATGCTGATCACCCCCGGCGCCACCGCCTACCTGCTCACCGACCGCTTTGGGCGCATGCTGTGGCTGGCGGTGGCCTGTGGGGTGCTGTCCAGCGTGCTGGGCACCTATATCAGCTACTTTCTGGACGGCGCGACCGGCGCGTGCATCGTGCTGACCCAGAGCGTGCTGTTTGGGCTGGCGTTCCTGTTTGCGCCCAAACACGGCCAGCTGGCCCGCCGCCGCCAGCAGCGCCGCGAGCGTCTGGAAGAACTGGGCCAGCTCCAATCATCCAGTCGCTAA